The sequence GGCGGGTAATTTTCCAGGTTTCCGCACGGGAACAAAACCCGCCTTGAGTTGATAAGCCAGAGGTGTCGCAAAAATAAACCCCCTCGATTCCATACCCACAACATAATCTGGGGCTAAATTTGCCGTTTGGCACTGCTCTGTCAATCGGTCAATTGTATATTGCAGACCTTGAGGATTATTTAATAAAGTCGTTATGTCTCGATACAAAATTCCTGGTTGAGGAAAATCAGCAATATCGCGAATTAAAGATTTGAGTTCCATAAATAAACGTCAATAAATTAGATTAGACTGGTTTTTGAGTAAGATAGCTATGGCATCATAGCACCAGAGATTTATTTGTTATCCTCGACAAAGAACAATCATCGATAACTATAATTTGGACTGAGTTTTACCATGAGCCAATCTGCAAGTTTAGAATCCGATTTTGCTGACTCTATAAATAGCCCCGCCTCGATTTTAAATACTTTACCAGACATATCTCTCCCTTCTAAGGGTTGTTCTCCTCATACTCAACAACAAATTGATTTGCTGCTGCTTGCTCTAGAAGCTTTAGAACTAGGGGCATCAGAACAAATGCTGGCAACGGCAAGACAACTAGGCATAGAGCCAATTATTAAACATCGTGTTAATCTGTGGCGTTTGCGCTGTAGCAATCCCTGGAGACGTTCTTATACTAGAGATTATTTGAGTTTAGATCAGGCCAAAGCATTGGTTATTATTGCAGCCTATCGAGCCAAAGACTTGATGGTAGTTATCAGACAGCTATTAGTAGCAGAACAGCAAATGCGAGAGAAAAATCTTCCTTTAGATAATCACTTTCGACTTTCAGAATATTTAGAACGATTTCGCGCTCATTTTCGTAGTCGAATGAACTCGCGCCGTGCTAAGGTATCAGCCTATATTGCCTCAGAAGAACAGCTCAATGAATTAGCCTTGTCTTTATTAAATAAGCTATTATTTTGTACTGGAACCAAAGGAATGCAGCGGGTTTGGTTTAGTTTGTTTGATGGAGAAGTGGCTTAAAAAATGAATACGAAACGACAGTATAGTTTGCCTAACTGTAATCTAATTTTGGAAGGTTTAGAAGATACCGATACCGAAAACGTTGATATTTTAGATGGAAAACCCCCGATGTCTATTTTGATTAATGCTGAGTGTCACTTGCTTGGCTCTAATCAAAAGTTGAGTGGTGGCAGCGTGTTCTTAAAAAATCTCTCCTATGCCGTAAGTAATTATGCTCAAGGGTTGCTTAGTGGGTTACCTCAAACCGCTCGCCACGCTGCCGAATATCCTCAGGTATCGATGACTAATCTAGCCGAACAACATCTTCATCGTTTAACTTTCGAGCCTGAGCCTGAGGGTGAAGAGATTAAAACCGAGATCGATTTAACTACGGTAGAGCTATTTGATTTAGTTGATGCGATCGACCAGTTTTATGCGGATCGTTCTACCTTACCTAATATGACCCTTGATTTGCAGTCCGTCAGCAGACGCTATCGTAAACCAGAACAGCCTCTAGCAGAAAGATTAACTCCTGTGGCAATTGGTTTTACTGGTTTGGCGATCGCAGCGGGAGCATTTTTTGTGATTCCTCCACCAGAAATTAGGCCGCCAGAATCGACTCCAATTAACCAAACAAATCAAACGAAGCCTTCTACTACAGAAACTACCCCTCTCAATGAAGAATAAAAACGATAAATCTAAAAATTGAAATAAATATTATTTATAATGCCTCAAACTGCTTTAAATTTAATTGCGGTAGGAATCTTCTTGATGACTATGACATCTTTACTAGGACCAATTTTTCAGATTCCTCCTGTTGTTCCCGCTGCCGTCACCTTTGGCATCTTAAGTTTAGCTACAGTAGACACCTTAAGTTGGAATAGTAGAGGCGTTTCGCTTTTGCTAGACTTGTTTGCCTCACAAGAACAACGTCAACGTATTATTAACCATGAAGCAGGACATTTTTTGACCGCTTATTTTTTAGGAATACCGATTACGGGCTATACCCTAACTGCTTGGGAAGTTTTAAAACAGGGGCGCTTAGGTAGCGGTGGGGTAAGCTTTGATACAGAAGCCTTAACAGCGAGACCATTTCAATTTGAGGCTATGCGTTTAACTTTAGAGCGTTTTAGCACCGTTTGGATGGCAGGGATAGCTGCGGAGACAATAGTCTATGGCGATGCACAAGGTGGTGCTGAAGATCGACAGCAGTTACGACAAGCTTTAGTAATGGCTGGTCTTCCAGAAGTAGGCTATCCTCAGAAAGAACGCTGGGCTAAGCTACAGGCAACTAACTTATTGACCAGGCATCAGCAATCTTATGAAGCTTTGGTAGAGGCAATGAAACAAAGAGCTTCTGTAGCCGAATGCTATGCAGTAATACAGCAATATTGTGATGCTGACAGTGAACAACTAGCTGCCAGTAATTAAGATTCAAATCAGATCTCAATCCACTGAATGCAAATCCTCAAAGATGAGGCTGTTGGAATTTATAGATATCTTGAATTACTTGCACCCAACCACCAGCGACAGATTGCAAAATGCGATCGCCTTTTTCTTTCGTAGCAATAGTTGCGTCTCCCATTACTCCGCTTTTACTTAATTCTTTGGTTAGCCAAGCAAAAGGTAATTTTCCTTCCATGTCTAACAAGCTATTTTCTGGTAAGCCTTGAGGATATTCTTTTACTGCCTGATTCATCTGAACCTGTTTGGGTAATAAAGACAGCATGAGACTAGTTTCTGCATCTCCTGCATGAATGCCATATTCTTGTTCTTTGGGTGTGAGTAAATCAGCAGCATTATGAGGCACGCGCCAGGTAAACAAAGGAAACACTGCAAAATCTGGATGTTTTTGATGAACATCTCTGGCTGCTATTTCCATAATTTGTGGCTGTCCTCCGTGAGAATTCATCAATACCAGTTTGCGAAAACCTGAGCGATAGATGCTCATAGCCATTTCGGTGATTACAGACAATAAGGTGTTGGCACTAAGAGTAATAGTCCCTGGGAAACCAGAATGTTCGTTAGATTTACCATAATAAAGACAGGGTAAAGCATAGGCAGGAATATCTTTTTCTAATTGCCCTAACGCTTTACCTAACACTCCCAAACTAATGGCAGAATCCACCGCAATAGGTAAATGAGGACCATGTTGTTCGATCGCGCCTATAGGTTGGATAATTACCACATTTTCCTTGTCTGGCATTTGCTCAATTTCTTTCCAGGTGAGATAAGGAAAGTAACGTTGAGGAGGAATAAAACCGTGCATCATAAAATTACTCTGAGTCTTTGATTAGTGAAGCCAACAATGTTTTTTGAGAAAGTTTCAAGGGTCGATCGCAGCCACCCCTCTGGACAAAGCTCAGGTTGAACTACATCAACTACATCATCCAAGCTTAAATGTTATTAGTCCCTCTCTGCAATTATTAGTACTCAAGACATTAACTAGACTAGTAGCCAGATTAGAACCAAGAACTAACATAGTGCCAGTAGCGATCGCTCTTTATATTTAACTCAAAGGCTGAAAAAAAGAATCAGCCCTGGTTGATATCAACCAGGGCTGTATTATTGAGTCTAGAAAGCAATAATGGTATGAATCTTAGTGGCCGTAAGGCAGGTACTGATTTACATCAACTTGACCTTGAACATTAGTTTGATTGGCATCTTGAATAATTGCGTTACCATGACCGACACCAGCAGCTTCGTTGGCGTTTAATTGGACTGAAGTTTGAGCATCGGGAGTGGAATAACCACCTAAGTCTAGTTGGTTTTGGTAATTAGTTTGGTCGGTGTTTTGGTGGATGAAATTACTAGTACCGACAGCAGCCCCCGAGTTTGTATTGTTTTGAATGCTAGTCTGAGCGTCTTGAGCTTGGGCTACGCTTGGGTTTCCCGAGCTTGTAGAACCAAGCTGTTGAGCAAAAGCAGTTAAAGGAGCGAAAGCGATAATTGCAGTTAGAATACCTAGTGTAGATTTTTTCATTTTAGACCTCGTAAAAGTAAGATTTAGTATGTGTGTTTTGCTTACATTTACTAATTACGATTGGTCTATTTTTTTATGCAGATTTACTTTGAGTTTGTAAAGAAGCGATGCAATGAATATGAAGGACTTGTTAGCATAATAAATACTTACACGACCTACACAGCATACTTCATGAGCATTGAAATTGAAACACAGATTGTCCAAGCTGAAGAACAGCTTAGGCTGGCAATGCTTAATTCTGATGTAAACACACTTGATTAATTGCTTGCACCAGAAGTTATTTTTACCAACCATCTTGGTCAAGTATTAGGAAAACAAGACGATCTTGAGGCTCACCAATCGGGAACACTTAAAGTAGAAGTTTTAACACCTTTTGAGCAACACATTCAATTAATAAAAGACGTGGCGATTGTCACTGTTCGAGTACATTTAGCAGGTAGCTACGCTGGTATTACATCTGAGGGTGATTTTCGATTTACTCGTGTTTGGACTCTTTCTTCTAATGGTGCTTGGCAGATCATTGTTGCTCATTCTAGTGTTGTGACTCAGTAGGTAAAAATTCTGGCGTTGCTGATTTAGCGAACGAGCGCGTGACGCGGAGGACGCGATATGTCCTAAAGCATACCGCTCCGAGACCGAAGGGCGGAGTGCGGTTTATCCGTGAATCGTTTAGGGCATATAGCTTTTAGCTTTTAGTCTATAACTAACCTTCCTTTCTTAGATTATAAAAGTAATCAATTCGCGCTTCGTACCTCGATTCAGCAACGCCAAAATTCTTTTGTATAAGCGATCGCCCTAACTTTATCGCCTAGTTAAAACTACTTACCAAAAGTGGGTTTTGGGAATCGAATTTAGTATTAGTAGCAGCTAATTCAATTCAAAAATTAACAGTTATGCCTAAAGGTTATACCCTGAATAGCCATTTAATCGGCTTTGATTAAGGTAAATCAAGCTTTCTACATTAGTTCTACATATTTCTGCCGAAACTTCTTAAATTCTTTAAAAAATAGTTATAAATACCTAGATATAATTACAGCATAATCTTAAATAATACAAGTGTCTTCTTTTGCTGCGGTAGAAGTAGATATTGATTAATTAAATAATGAAAAATTCTCAAAATAATCAAGGTGTTTTATTTATACTGCTCAAAAACAGTATCGTGCAGTTTATAGCTGGTATCTTATCTCTTTTAATTATTCTCATAGCAGCTAATGCTATTGACGTTAAATTAATTCAGATTGGCTTAAAATGTATTGGTTACGGATTCTTTTGCTACATGACAACCCCTTTGATGATTTACTGGCTAGCCTATGCGAGTGAAGGAACAGCGACGGTCAAAAAAATGACGATTACTATTGTTTTGACCGCATTATATAGCTACATAATTTGGGATGCTTATTTCTTTTTCCGAGGTGCGATCGCTTCTTTATTTTCTTAGCTGGTTAAATTGATCTTATTGAGATTGAGATCATCCTGCACCAAATAGCCGTGATAGAATAACTCACATCTAATACCGTAGCTCAAGCTGTAAATTTGGTAGAACATGGCAGAGGAAACAAATAAGCAAGATCGGGCAAAGCCAGCAGCAGAAAAAAAGGCAGATGCTAAACCTGCTGCTAAAACAGCAGCTAAAAAAGCTAAACCGCCAAAGTTGGAAGATAAACCCTTTAGTGAATTTATTCAAGAGCATTATCTTCCAGCATTAAAAGAGGCTATGGCTGGCGAGGGAATTGAGGAAGTTGATTTAACTTTTGTAGAGCAAGGAGTACCAATTAAAGGGGCAAACTCTAATGAACCCTGTTGGCAGGTAGTAGGTAAATGGCAAAATGGCGATCGCGCTTTTAATCTCTATTTTCCCGATGAAGATATTTCAGGTCAAAAAGCATTTTCTTATTCTACTTATGGTATTAATCCCAGCACGATTGAATCTTTCATGATTGACGAGCGAAGAGTCAATTTGGAGTTGCTAGTTATGTATACTGTGCAAAGACTTAATGCTCAAAAATGGTTAACTAGAAACTAAGCATTGATTATATTTCACGATGATTAATCAGTTAGAGATAGGGGTAGTATCTTAACTGCCTCTATTTTTTGGCAATTAATTATTAATTAAAAATTTTCTTTATTATTATTGGGTTACTGATTAAACTAATTTTATGCTGTAATTGGCATAAATACAAAATTAGCCTTAGTTGATATGCTGGTATACATTTTGCTATTTAATGCGGGAACTGATAATGAAGGAATTCATACGGTTCAGATGAGCGATCGCAATACCATCTTGATGTTTCAAGAAGAAGATGACGCTCTTCGTTACGCAGGATTATTAGAAGCTCAAGACTTCCCTGAACCAAAGGTAGAAGCAATTGATTCTGAAGAAGTCGAGCAGTTTTGCCGTCAGGCAGATTATGACTCTAAAATTATTGAGCCAGGAGAATTAGAAATACCTCCGGAGAAAAATGTTGAGGATCTTAGCTGGGATGAAAGTCAGCCAGAAAATATCGATACTGCTTCAGAAGCCGAATCGATTGCTAATGATGAGTTAGAGCGAATTCGCCGTCAACTTGAAGGGCTTTTGTAATAAGCGCCAAGTATTGAGGCAGCAGGATTAAGGAAAGCTAATAGCCGAGCGGTAGAAATGTTATTACCAAAAAAGCTTTGAGCAATTAAAACTAGCAAGGACATAAAAGTCATCTATGAATAATTTGCAGTCGAGGGGACATTTGTTAACCGAACAAATTAACCCTCAAAGTCAGAACTTAGATAGCTTATCTACTTTAGAAATAGTCGATTTATTCAATCAAGAAGATCGACAGACGATAAAAGCGATCGCTCAAGCTCGTGTTTCTTTAGCCAAAACTATAGATCTGGCTGCTGCTGCGTTTAGACAAGGTGGTAGATTATTTTATGTCGGTGCAGGTACTAGCGGTAGGCTGGGTGTTTTAGATGCAGCAGAATGTCCTCCTACCTTTTGTACTCCGCCAGAATTAGTCCAGGGAATTTTAGCTGGTGGTACAGCAGCTTTGATTAAAAGTTCCGAGGCTTTGGAAGATCGCCCTGAAGATGGGGCGCAGGCAATTCGCGATCGCCAAATAACCCCTGTCGATGTAGTTATTGGCATTACCGCAGGAGGAACTACTCCTTTTGTTCATGGAGCATTACGAGAGGCTAAATTACTAGGGGCGACAACTGTTGCCATGAGTTGCGTTAGTGCCGAACAAGTCCCCATTGATGCTGATGTTGATATCCGTCTGTTAGTCGGTGCGGAAATTTTGGCAGGCTCGACTAGGCTCAAAGCAGGTACAGTAACTAAAATGGCGTTGAATATTATTTCGACCGGAGCAATGGTACGCTACGGCAAAGTTTACGGCAATCGGATGATTGATGTTGCCGTAACTAACGACAAGCTTCGCGATCGCGCTTTACGGATTATTGCCGATCTAACCGATCTAGATCGCCAAGCAGCAGGGGAATTATTAGCCAAAAGTCAGAATAAAGTGAAGTTAGCCCTTTTAATCTACTGGACTGGTATGGATTCAGCGGCAGCAGAGGCATTATTAAATGAGCCTCAGGAAAACCTGCGATCGCTAATTGAACGACAAGCACCTAATTCTTAATGTTCGCTACACTATCGCCGCCAAGCTTTTAATTTAGTAGAGTTCTTCCTTCTTTATCGGTCATTTCTCATCCCGACAAAACCTTTTATCCTGCGAGAAATCCTTTCGTTAGTCTAGTTGGGATCATAAAATAATAACAATTATTGGTTATTTAGATGCTAAATCAAATATTGATCGCCGTTTTTGACCATTAATCTAACTAACCTTACAAAAAATACCTAAATAAAGAATGATAGACGGATCGGAATCTCTTGCCACTTTTATTCTTTTAGCTGCTGTTGTCGCCATTTTGGTCTGGGGATACAATAGAGCTAAGACCTATGGCAGACTGGGAATTTTAGCTTGGCTGCAATCAATTGTTCTGATGAGTCCTTGGCTCTTGTTTTTTGGCTTGTTCGCTTTAGGCATATATCTTAATTTAGTCGGCATACTGTTTTTATTGTTAGTTTCAATTGCCGTTTATATCTGGCTAGGCAAACAACTTAGAGCAGCGGGACAAGAAGCTCTATTACAGCAAAAAGCAGCGGAAAGAATCAAACAACAAGCAGAAATAGAACAGGTATCACCTGCACCAAATTCTAATGAACTTGAGCAAAAAGCAGTAATAGAAGTATCACCCATTCCCGACGAAGATTTGACCGCATTGAAGGCAATTTTTGGCATAGATACCTTTTTTGCGACGGAAACTATTCCCTATCAAGATGGTGCGATCTTTAAAGGTAACCTTCGCAGTGAACCAGATATCGCCTATTCTAAAATGAGTCAAAAGTTAGATCGAGCTTTTGATGATAAATATCGCCTGTTTCTGGTAGAAAGCCCTGAAGAAAGACCTGTAGTCGTTATTTTGCCTAAAACTAACGATCCTCAGACTACTACCCTGGCACAGAAAAACTTAGCCCTAGTCTTATTAATTGGCACGATTTTAACTAGCTTAGAGGCAGCCAGTTTATTGCAGGGGTTTGACCTTTTCAATGATTTTAGTCGCTATGGCGAAGTTATTCCTCTTAGTTTGGGGTTGTGGTCTGTATTAATTGCTCACGAAATTGGCCATCGAGTTATTGCTAACCGTTACCATATTCGCCTAAGTATTCCCTTCTTTTTACCTAGCTGGCAAATCGGCTCTTTCGGTGCAATTACTCGTTTTGAGTCTTTGTTGCCCAACCGTACAGCTTTATTTGATATTTCTTTTGCTGGTCCTGCCGTAGCAGGAGTTGTTTCGTTATTGCTGTTGGTTTCTGGTTTAACCCTGTCCCATCCTGGCAGTATGTTTCAGTTACCCACAGAATTTTTTCGCGCCTCGATCTTGGTTGGAACTTTAGCGAAAGTAATTCTTGGTTCAGCTTTGGAGAAGGCAGTGGTCGATATTCATCCGTTGGTAATAATTGGCTGGCTGGGTTTGGTGATCACTGCTTTAAATCTTTTGCCCGCTGGAAAGTTAGACGGAGGCAGAATCGTTCACGCCATTTATGGACGTAAAACTGCTAGACGCGCTACCTTGGCAACTCTGATTATTTTGGGAATCGTTTCCTTGTTTAATCCTGCTAACCCGATACCTTTATATTGGTCAGTATTGATTTTGTTTTTACAGCGAGATTTAGAACGCCCAGTCCAAAATGAATTAACTGAACCAGACGATAGTAGAGCAGCCTGGGCTTTGTTGGCGTTGTTTTTAATGCTGGCAACTTTAATTCCACTTAGTGCTGGTTTAGCTGGTCGGATTGGCTTAGGCGCTTAGTTTTAGATAGTAGAAAAGTAAGCTGCAACTCGAAGTTATTATATAAACACTAAAAAACGACCATGACTTTAAATATCATGAATCGCATCTTGGTTATTATTTTACTGTGAATCAGTCGATTGGGGGAGAGGATGGGCTAGATTTAAAGAAACCTCCTTGGATTCTTAAACTTTTAAAGACGTAATATAAAATCAACTAGCCTTTAAATATTCCTCTCCTATGTCTTTTGGCAAACTTTATTAGACTTCCCAATGAAATAGTTTGTAGAGTTGAATTTGATGACAAAGTGTTCCAAAAAGTTCTAACTAAATGTTTTATATATTACCGCACAATAACTAAAATTAATAGTGATACTTTGGCAACAAGCCTAACTGGCTCAGATTACGAATCTTCTTGATGCTATTCGGTCGCTACATACGCCATAATAACCAATAGTAATTCGCCTATTTTTTGCTCAATCTATATAATAAGCTATTGTGTAGATTCATAGCGGGAGGTACTTGCTATAATCTGCCTTGGGAAGAAGCTTGGTGTACTTCTTTGTACCTGTAATTAATCTAGCACTTTAAAAAGTGTCAAACAAGTTTGTTTCACCAATGTTTACAGTATTCAATAAACTGAAACATTACCTTTATTTTAATCTATCTTTTCTGCTCAAAACCAATCTTATGCCTTCTGCTGTTGTAATTAATTCTGCTACTTCAAACAATACAAAACCGCTACTAATTTTAGTGGATGGTCATTCTTTAGCCTTTCGTGCCTACTATGCTTTTAATAATTCTCGACGGGAACCTTTAATTACTTCTACAGGTATTCCCACTAGTATTTGCTTCGGATTTATCAATTCTTTATTACAGGTATTAGAAACAGAATCCCCACAGTTTATGGCGATCGCTTTTGATTTAGGGGAGCTAACTTTTCGCCATGAAGCTGATGACAACTATAAGAGCAATCGCGTCGATACTCCCGAAGACTTTATTCCTGATATCCACAACTTAAAAAAGTTACTCCAGGCATTTAATCTGGCTATTGTTACTCAGCCAGGATATGAAGCCGATGATATTTTAGGAACAATTGCCACCAAAGCTAGTGCAGCAGGTTATCGAGTCAAAATTGTCACGGGCGATCGCGATTTATTTCAACTAGTAGACGATGCAAGAGGAATCAGCGTTTTATATCTGCACAATCAAGTTTTTAGAAAAACAGCTCAAAGCTATACCGAGTTTGATCGCGCTGGCGTAATTGAGAAGATGGGAGTTACTCCCGAACAAATAGTGGATTTCAAAGCTCTGTGTGGTGATAAATCCGACTGTATTCCAGGAGTGAAAGGAATTGGCGAAAAAACGGCAATTAAGCTTTTAGAAGAGTATCCTACTTTAGCAGAAGTTTATGACAATCTAGAACAAATCAAAGGAGCAACTAAACAGAAATTAGCCACAGGTAAAGAAGATGCATTGCACTCACAATTTTTAGCACAGATTGAAATTAATTCTCCCCTGGAAATCGATTTAAACAACTGTAAATTGGTTGGGTTTGAGCCAGATAATGTATTACCACTGCTCCAAGAATTAGAGCTAAACAAAGCAATTAGCAATCTAAATAAACTTCAGGTAAGACTTGGAGGCGAAGCTGAAATTAAAGTGATTGATGTTGTCCCTACAGGAACAAATGAGCGCAATGGTCAACTTTCTTTATTTGCTGATAGTGTTCGCGCCGATTTAGAACCAGAAGAACTCGTGGATCTATTCAAACCCCAATTAAATACGCAAATTATTGATACCGAAGCTAAGTTAAAACAGTTAGTCAAAACATTAAAAAAACATACCGATTCCGAAAAACCCGTAGCTTGGGATACCGAGACTACTTCGTTAGAAACTCATCTGGCTGAATTGGTGGGTATTGGCTGTTGTTGGGGCGATCGCAATACCGATATTGCCTATATTCCCCTGGCTCATACAGCAGGAACACAGTTAGACCAAAAATTGGTTTTAGCTACCCTTCAACCAATATTAGAGAGCGATCGATATCCTACGGCGCTACAAAATGCTAAGTTCGATCGCTTAGTGTTACATCACCAGGGTATTAATCTGGCGGGAGTGGTGTTTGATACCATGCTGGCAAGCTATGTGCTTAATCCTGAAATGACCCATAATTTGGGAGATTTATCCAAACGCTATGGGTTAGAAATTGCTGCCAAAAGCTATAAAGATCTGGGTGTACCCAAAGGTAAGACGATCGCCGATTTAGACATTGCGGTGGTGGCAGATTATTGTGGACTAGATGTTTACGCAACCTATTATTTAGTGGGTAAGTTAAAAGCCAAGTTAGTTGAGTTTCCCAAGCTGGCAAAACTATTATTAGAAGTAGAGCAACCTTTAGAACCCGTATTAGCGACGATGGAAAATACGGGCATCAGTTTAGATACCGCATATCTGCATCAATTTTCTCAACAGCTAGATCGAGATCTGCAAAAGCTAGAACAATCGACTTATGCAGCAGCGGGAGAAGAATTCAATTTAAGTTCACCCAAGCAACTGAGCGTAATCTTGTTTGAGAAACTGGGATTAGATCGCAAAAAGTCTCGTAAAACTAAGACAGGCTATTCCACCAATCAACAGGTACTAGAAAAGCTGCGGGGTGATCATCCTGTGATTGACAATATGCTAGAACATCGTACTCTAGCCAAACTAAAATCAACTTATGTTGATGCTTTACCCGCCCTAGTGCGAAAGTCGACAGGAAGATTACATACCGACTTTAATCAAACAGTGGTTGCAACAGGAAGACTATCTTCTTCTAACCCTAACCTGCAAAATATTCCGATTCGGACAGAGTTTTCCCGTCAGATACGCCAGGCATTTATCCCTCAAGCAGGTTGGCTATTAGTAGCAGCAGACTATTCCCAAATTGAACTGAGAATTCTCGCACACCTAAGTCAAGAGCCAGTGTTAATCGATGCCTACCGTAATAACAGAGATGTTCATCGCGTGACGGCTCGATTATTGTTTGACAAAGAAGACATCACTTCAGAAGAAAGACGCTTAGGTAAGATTATTAACTTCGGTGTAATCTATGGCATGGGAGCGCAAAGATTCTCACGGGAATCTGGTTTTCAAGTAGATATTGGCAAACAGTTTATCGAAAAATACCGTCAACAATACGCTAAGGTATTTGAGTATTTAGAAGG is a genomic window of Coleofasciculaceae cyanobacterium containing:
- the polA gene encoding DNA polymerase I; this translates as MPSAVVINSATSNNTKPLLILVDGHSLAFRAYYAFNNSRREPLITSTGIPTSICFGFINSLLQVLETESPQFMAIAFDLGELTFRHEADDNYKSNRVDTPEDFIPDIHNLKKLLQAFNLAIVTQPGYEADDILGTIATKASAAGYRVKIVTGDRDLFQLVDDARGISVLYLHNQVFRKTAQSYTEFDRAGVIEKMGVTPEQIVDFKALCGDKSDCIPGVKGIGEKTAIKLLEEYPTLAEVYDNLEQIKGATKQKLATGKEDALHSQFLAQIEINSPLEIDLNNCKLVGFEPDNVLPLLQELELNKAISNLNKLQVRLGGEAEIKVIDVVPTGTNERNGQLSLFADSVRADLEPEELVDLFKPQLNTQIIDTEAKLKQLVKTLKKHTDSEKPVAWDTETTSLETHLAELVGIGCCWGDRNTDIAYIPLAHTAGTQLDQKLVLATLQPILESDRYPTALQNAKFDRLVLHHQGINLAGVVFDTMLASYVLNPEMTHNLGDLSKRYGLEIAAKSYKDLGVPKGKTIADLDIAVVADYCGLDVYATYYLVGKLKAKLVEFPKLAKLLLEVEQPLEPVLATMENTGISLDTAYLHQFSQQLDRDLQKLEQSTYAAAGEEFNLSSPKQLSVILFEKLGLDRKKSRKTKTGYSTNQQVLEKLRGDHPVIDNMLEHRTLAKLKSTYVDALPALVRKSTGRLHTDFNQTVVATGRLSSSNPNLQNIPIRTEFSRQIRQAFIPQAGWLLVAADYSQIELRILAHLSQEPVLIDAYRNNRDVHRVTARLLFDKEDITSEERRLGKIINFGVIYGMGAQRFSRESGFQVDIGKQFIEKYRQQYAKVFEYLEGVKKQAIAYGYVNTILGRRRYINLISESLKQLRGSNPETIDLASLKYSYTDAQILRAAANSPIQGSSADIIKIAMIKLQNILQDYQAKLLLQVHDELVLEVPPHEWLELQPIIKSTMEDAVELSIPLAVDINAGKNWMEAK